The Pseudomonadota bacterium genome contains a region encoding:
- a CDS encoding cysteine desulfurase-like protein encodes MSRDLEIATIRRRFPALSRTQDGQSVAFFDGPAGSQVPAAVADAVRDYLLQTNANTHGAFSTSRATDKIVRDAAVAVADFIGASQEARAHELIVFGQNMTSLTFAFSRALAQTWKPGDEIIVSRLDHDANITPWVLAAKDRGVTVHRIDVRSEDCTLRLDQLSDRLCDRTRLLAVGAASNATGTINPIARIAKMVHGVGGQLFVDAVHYAPHRLIDVAAWGCDYLVCSAYKFFGPHVGMLWGRRPLMASLPAYQVRPAGDATPGRWTTGTQSFEAIAGTKAAIDYLAEIGGVNVSSHPQGRRSGLVHAYERIVDHETRLAERLLRGLRADPAITVYGISEPERRTERCPTVAFTHSRHTPRVVAEKLAAQGIYAWSGNLYAFELSEALGLEPEGMVRVGILHYNTASEVERLLDAVRAL; translated from the coding sequence ATGAGTAGGGATCTCGAGATTGCCACCATCCGCCGCCGCTTTCCGGCGCTGAGTCGGACGCAGGACGGCCAGAGTGTCGCGTTCTTCGACGGCCCGGCGGGCTCGCAGGTGCCCGCGGCGGTGGCCGATGCCGTGCGCGACTATCTGCTGCAGACCAACGCCAATACACACGGCGCTTTTTCGACCTCGCGTGCAACCGACAAGATCGTGCGCGATGCGGCTGTTGCGGTCGCGGACTTCATCGGCGCAAGCCAGGAGGCTCGCGCGCACGAGCTCATCGTGTTTGGGCAAAACATGACTTCGCTGACGTTCGCCTTCAGCAGGGCGCTGGCGCAGACCTGGAAGCCCGGTGATGAGATCATCGTGTCTCGTCTCGACCACGATGCCAACATCACACCGTGGGTCTTGGCTGCGAAGGATCGAGGCGTGACCGTTCATCGCATCGACGTGCGTTCCGAGGATTGCACCCTGAGGCTGGACCAGCTCTCCGACCGGCTGTGCGATAGGACACGCCTGCTAGCCGTCGGTGCAGCTTCCAACGCGACGGGTACCATCAATCCGATCGCGCGCATCGCCAAGATGGTGCATGGGGTGGGTGGGCAGCTGTTCGTGGACGCGGTGCACTACGCACCTCATCGCTTGATCGATGTCGCGGCATGGGGTTGCGACTACCTGGTGTGTTCCGCGTACAAGTTCTTTGGCCCACACGTGGGCATGCTATGGGGCCGGCGCCCGCTGATGGCGAGCCTGCCGGCCTACCAGGTTCGCCCTGCGGGCGACGCGACCCCGGGCCGCTGGACCACAGGTACACAGAGCTTCGAGGCGATCGCGGGCACCAAAGCCGCGATCGACTATCTCGCCGAGATCGGTGGTGTCAACGTCTCGAGCCATCCCCAAGGGCGGCGCTCGGGCCTCGTGCACGCCTACGAACGCATCGTGGATCATGAAACGCGCCTTGCCGAGCGATTGCTGCGGGGGCTGCGCGCCGATCCGGCGATCACGGTATACGGTATCAGCGAGCCCGAGCGCCGGACCGAGCGCTGCCCGACCGTAGCCTTTACGCACAGTCGTCACACGCCTCGCGTGGTGGCTGAGAAGCTGGCGGCTCAGGGCATCTACGCCTGGAGCGGGAACCTCTATGCCTTCGAGCTGAGCGAGGCGCTCGGTCTCGAGCCCGAGGGCATGGTTCGGGTGGGCATCCTGCACTACAACACGGCTTCCGAGGTCGAGCGTCTGCTCGACGCTGTGCGGGCATTGTAG
- a CDS encoding polyprenol monophosphomannose synthase, producing MTRRVLIVTPTYNERDNLEPFVRAALAALSHACVLVVDDASPDGTGRLADTMAAQDSRVKVIHRAGKRGLGSAYLDGFRWALGRDFDVIVQMDTDMSHDPAYLPELLARIEDGTDVVLGSRNVRGGGIEGWGLGRHALSKGGSLYSRLVLGVGIRDLTTGFKAFRREVLERIDLESVRSEGYAFQIELTYRALHHGFRVVEVPITFVDRRVGQSKMSRKVFMEAVWMVWALRFEQLRGKR from the coding sequence GTGACACGCCGAGTGCTCATCGTTACCCCGACCTACAACGAACGCGACAACCTCGAGCCGTTCGTGCGTGCGGCCCTTGCTGCTCTGTCGCATGCCTGCGTCCTGGTCGTGGACGATGCTTCTCCGGACGGAACCGGACGGCTCGCGGATACGATGGCAGCGCAGGACAGCCGCGTGAAGGTCATCCACCGAGCCGGCAAGCGGGGTCTCGGAAGCGCCTATCTGGATGGCTTTCGCTGGGCTCTCGGGCGCGACTTTGACGTCATCGTCCAAATGGATACCGACATGTCTCATGACCCCGCCTATCTTCCGGAGTTGCTGGCCCGGATCGAGGACGGGACCGACGTCGTGCTCGGCTCGCGCAACGTGAGGGGCGGCGGCATCGAGGGCTGGGGACTGGGCAGGCATGCCCTTTCCAAAGGCGGCAGCCTCTATAGCCGCCTGGTATTGGGAGTAGGTATCCGAGATCTCACAACCGGCTTCAAGGCCTTCAGGCGCGAGGTCTTGGAGCGCATCGATCTCGAGAGCGTGCGCTCGGAAGGGTATGCGTTTCAGATCGAGCTCACCTATCGAGCGCTGCACCACGGCTTTCGGGTCGTTGAAGTGCCTATCACCTTCGTGGATCGTCGCGTTGGGCAGAGCAAGATGTCACGCAAGGTGTTCATGGAAGCCGTGTGGATGGTGTGGGCTCTGCGGTTCGAGCAGCTCCGCGGCAAACGCTAG